AACAGCCTCTCAAGCACAAGCCCATGGCTAGTAAGTAGCCAGCTATTCTTTATATTTAAAGTCTGgccaacttggatctatttgcttgctaacaaggtagaacagttgaGTTAAGAAGATGTtttcattctgagaaataagtgAGTTGGCAATTCCTTAAACAAATGCATATTTTTATACTCATTGCACATTTCtaaaacacagactagacagctagcacATAACAGTCTGTGGCTAAAACTCTGCTCGCATTACCAACAATCATGTTCATTGATACTCTCGTTTTAGTAGGGTCTGCTCGGTTCTAAAAGTTAGGAGTTGAGACAAAGAAATTATTGTGAAGTAAAAGTTAAGTTCTCCTCTATTACAAACAATTAAAATTATGTCTGAATGTGTTTCGTGTGTCTAGAAGACCGGTTATGTcggaccaaacctcaaatgcaaattGTGAATTTAAACTGCTTGTTGTCAGAGAGAAATAAGGTGATATTTAGTTTCTTTGTTGTGAGTGgtaggggaggggcttggtgtctgtgtgtgagtgggaaggtgcacagtacacacagcacagaaggagcGGAGACAAGACCATAAAACATTGATTCTTGCTAACAACATGTATTGGAATTCATTCCCATCCCTAATTTGACTGTATGTTCACACTTACGAATGCTTCATCTTTCAACAATAATAAGACAAAGGAGGTTCGTACCCCGTTCCACTCTGCTCCGTCGTCCCCCTCACAGTCCCCCCGCTGGGGCCCGTTGAGACCCTCCCGGCTCTGCCGTCGCTCACCCCCTCCTGGGGCCCCATCCTTCAGGAGCTCCACCACCTTACTCTGGTTAATGGCATCTATACCCTGGGGGAGAACATGATAATGAATCCTAAATGTCAGCAGGGTTGAAACAGAGTGTGTGAGAGCTTCAAGACTCTAGACTACAGTCTTTGATAATTGCACTGCCAGTGTCTCAGTGCTTGTACCTTCTTTTTCAGTGATTGTGTAGGACCTGCTTTTTTGAATGATTGCATAGTAAAACCTTTTTTGACTGAATGTGCAGTAACTGCTACCGATAGCGCATCACTGCTACCTGATAGCGCATCACTGCTACCTGATAgcgttctttccctctttctatccctctctctccccctccctctctcactctcatcacTGCTACCTGATAGCGCATCACTGCTACCTGATAGCGCATCACTGCTACCTGATAGCGCATCACTGCTACCTGATAGCGCATCACTGCTACCTGATAGCGCATCACTGCTACCTGATAGCGCATCACTGCTACCTGATAGCGCATCACTGCTACCTGATAGCGCATCACTGCTACCTGATAGCGTATCACTGATACCTGATAGCGTATCACTAGTGCCTGATAGCGTATCACTAGTGCCTGATAGCGTATCACTAGTGCCTGATAGCGTATCACTGATACCTGATAGCGTATCACTGATACCTGATAGCGTATCACTGATACCTGATAGCGTATCACTGATACCTGATAGCGTATCACTGATACCTGATAGCGTATCACTGATACCTGATAGCGTATCACTGATACCTGATAGCGTATCACTGATACCTGATACGCTATCACTGATACCTGATAGCGTATCACTGATACCTGATAGCGTATCACTGATACCTGATAGCGTATCATTAGTGCCTGATAGTGACAGCAAATTACTAGTGACTGATAGTGAATTACTAGTACCTGATAGTGACAGTGAATTACAAGTCCTGGATAGTGTAGGTACTAGTACCTGATCGTGTAAGTACTAGTACCTGATCTTGTAAGTACTAGTACCTGATCGTGTAAGTACTAGTACCTGATCGTGTAAGTACTAGTACCTGATCGTGTAAGTACTAGTACCTGATCTCTCAAGCACAAGCCCATGGCTAGTAAGTACTAGTACCTGATCGTGTAAGTACTAGTACCTGATCTGAGAAATAAGTACTAGTACCTGATGCAAGTACTAGTACCTGATCGTGTAAAGTACTAGTACCTGATCGCATGTACCAACAAAGTACTAGTACCTGATCGTGTAAGTACTAGTACCTGATTGTGTAAGTACTAGTACCTGATCGTGTAAGTACTAGTACCTGATCAAATGCAAAGTACTAGTACCTGATAAGGTGTATTTAGTACTAGTGGTACCTGATGGTACTAGTACCTGATCGGAAGGTACTAGTACCTGACAGAAGGAGCGAAGGAGACAAGACCATAAAACATTGATCGCTAACAACATGTACTAGTACCTGATCTGTATGTTCAAGTACTAGTACCTGATCGTGTAAGTACTAGTACCTGAGTGTGTGAGAGCTTCAAGACTCTAGACTACAGTCTTTGATAATTGCACTGCCAGTGTCTTGTACCTTCTTTTCTAGGACCTCTTTTTTTGCATAGTGATTGCAGGTAAGTACTAGTACCTGATCGTGTAAGTACTAGTACCTGATCGTGTAAGTACTGTACCTGATAGCATCACTGTACCTGATCGTGTAAGTACTAGTACCTGATCGTGTAAGTACTAGTACCTGATCGTGTAAGTACTAGTACCTGATCGTGTAAGTACTAGTACCTGATCGTATCACTAGTAAGTACTAGTACCTGATCGTCACTGTAAGTACTCAGTACCTGATCGTGTAAGTACTAGTACCTGATCGTATCACTAGTACCTGAAGCGTAGTACTAGTACCTGATCGTGTAAGTACTAGTACCTGATCACTGATGTAAGCTATCACTAGTACCTGATCGCTATCACTGTAAGTACTAGTACCTGATCGTGTAGTACTAGTACCTGATCGTGAAGTACTAGTACCTGATCAGTGAATTACTAGTACCTGATAGTGTAGGTACTAGTACCTGATCGTGTAAGTACTAGTACCTGATCGTGTAAGTACTAGTACCTGATCGTGTAAGTACTAGTACCTGATCGTGTAAGTACTAGTACCTGATCGTGTAAGTACTAGTACCTGATCGTGTAAGTACTAGTACCTGATCGTGTAAGTACTAGTACCTGATCGTGTAAGTACTAGTACCTGATCGTGTAAGTACTAGTACCTGATCGTGTAAGTACTAGTACCTGATCGTGTAAGTACTAGTACCTGATCGTGTAAGTACTAGTACCTGATAGTGATAGTGAATTACTAGTACCCAATTGTGAATTACTAGTACCCAATTGTGAATTACTAGTACCCAATTGTGAATTACTAGTACCCAACTGTGTACCTGACAATGAATTGCTAGTAACTGATAGTGATAGCGTATTACCAGTACCTGGTAGCGTATTACCAGTACCTGGTAGCGTATTACCAGTACCTGGTAGCGTATTACCAGTACCTGCTTGCGTGTCTTGGTAGAACACTCCTCCAGTGTCTCAGCTGCCTGTAATTTACCCTGTCTGCGGTACAGCGCCCCCAGGCTCTTCAGGGTGGTATTGACAGTAGGACTGACAGGAATGAGGTACATGTCAACATCATGTCATCATTAAACCACAATGTTAATATAATTTAAAACACTGAGTTCTGTGTATTTATCTCCCATTCAAATTAAGTTTAATACTAAGTCTCACCTGTCAACTTTGCAGGCCTTGTACCAGCTTCCATACTCTACACAGGGACTAgcttccttcctcttcccctgagagagagggggggcaagaGAGAAATCGagaaagagataagagagagCGGAAAGGCCAGGAGAATAGAGGGGCAGTTAGCAGCAGTAGACATTAATTATGACCATATATAGACCCTCAATTATTAATACATGAATATTCTCCGTCTTTATTGGTCTACCCATCCATCAGAGTTCATAAGCTGCCATTAACAGGTATACAGAAGGACCATGGTTCAGATCAGTTATACTGCAGCCaccttgctctcctctctctcctccgcatGCATCCAGATTGGCTTGTTGTCATCTGCAAGAGAAGAGGAtgaagagaagaggggatgaagagaggaggggatgaagagaggaggggatgagtggCATAGTTTTATTTGTATATTCATATATTTTGTTTCATGGACCAGAACCGCACACCGTGCGTAATGGACCGTATACCATACGTTTACCACGTTATGAACCGCACACCCTACGTTATGAACCGCACACCCTACGTTATGAACCGCACACCCTACGTTATGAACCGCACACCCTACGTTATGAACCGCACACCCTACGTTATGAACCGCACACCATACGTTATGAACCGCACACCATACGTTATGAACCGCACATCATACGTTATGAACCATGAACCGTATACCACGCGTTATGAACCGTATACCACGCGTTACGAACCGTATACCACGCGTTACGAACCGTATACCACGCGCGTTATTTAACCGTATACCACGAACCGTATACCACGCGTTACGAACCGTATACCACGCGTTACGAACCGTATACCACGCGTTACGAACCGTATACCACGCGTTACGAACCGTATACCACGCGTTACGAACCGTATACCACGCGTTACGAACCGTATACCACGCGTTACGAACCGTATACCACGCGTTACGAACCGTATACCACGCGTTACGAACCGTATACCACGCGTTACGAACCGTATACCACGCGTTACGAACCGTATACCACGCATTACGAACCGTATACCACGCGTTACGAACCGTATACCACACATATAACATATGGTATGAACCTTAAACTATATGTTGTGAACCGTATACCACACATATACCGTACGTTATGAACTGTATACCACACATACCGTACCTTATGAACCGTATACCGTACCTTATGAACCGTATACCATATGTTATGAACCGTATACCACACATATACCATACGTTATGAACTGTATACCACACATATACTGTACCTTATGAACCATATACCGTACCTTATGAACCGTATACCATATGTTATGAACCGTATACGTTTAGTATACCTTATGTTCCCTCACACGACAAATAAAAGGTATTTGCATTTAAAACCAAAATGGATTAATTTATGGCATATCATTAAAGATTATTCCACCTCAACGCAAATTCCGTGAAACCTACAGTGTGTGTGGAACACAAAGTGTCCCATGCCAGACccctgtactgtgctctactgagcGTGACAGTGTTTAAGGGTTTGATTGGCTTCAAGGCAGTGCTGCATTAACATGTTTTACACACAACAGATAGCCTGTATTAACCCTGAACTGGCTGACTGGCCAGGACAAGACCACGCATGGTCAGCCAATGACCACAGGGTTTACAGGGTAGTCCCGGCCAGAATGGACATACTGTTGAATCACACATCTTCTAATGCAACATGAAGAGTTGGAGGTGGTTGGTCTGGTGGTAAATGTAGTAGTAgggtgcattccaaatggcaccctattcccacagagctctggtccaaagtagtgcattacatagggaatagggtgccatttaattAATAATAATTGATTGGATTTATATAGTGCTTTTCTATCGAGGTACTCAAAAAGCTTTACATAGTAGGGGGAATCTCACCTCTTCCACCAGCAATGTGTTGCACCCACCTGGATGATGCATGGCAACCATTTCTGTGTCAGAACTCTCACCACACATCATCTatcaggtggagaggtgaggagtgatgtATGCCCATTAGGAATGAGGCCATGATGGAATGGGGCCAGGTTGGGAATTTAGGATGCAGCCCTAGCTTGTCAGTAAGTGTTGTGTTAATGTCCACTGTAGGACGGCTGGTCGTAGGAGACTCACTGTTGACTGATCCAAACTCCTTCTCATGTGCTCTGGTTAGGATCTCTTTGTACAGGGACTCAGCATCCTTGAACTTCCCCTGTTTGAGGTAGCATGTAGCctagagagatgagatgaaacCTCAAATGGTTTGATGTGAAAATACAACTCAATACACAAGCCATTAAATGTAACAATACCAAGATTGCAAAAAAAACATCCGTCTGTTCAACTTGAATAAACTTGATTAAATCTCTCAGGGGGAATTCATTACTGAAAATGTAGCTCGTCAACCCTCTACGACAATGTCTAGAACCCCTCACCAGGTTGTTCTTGGTCTTGGCTACGTTGGGGTCATCAGCCCCCAGTTTGGACTGATAGATCTCCAGGGCTTGTCTGTAGTAAAACTCCACCTCCTCGTACTTTCCCTGGTTCTGACACAGCAGGGCCAGGTTGTTCAGCTGCTTGGCCACGTCAGGATGGTACTTCCCCAGGACCTGAACACACAACCATTTAAATACTTTACCTACAGAAAACGACAAGTCATACATATACTTTCACTTGTGAGTTATCATGGGCTATGAATTTATCTGACCAGGAAGAACTCTGTAATGATCCATACCTTCTCTCTAATCTCCAGGGCTCTCTTACAGAGCGGCTCAGCCTCCTTGTACTTGCCCCTCTTCCCGTAGAGCACAGCCAGGTTGTTGAGAGTGGCGGCTACCGCAGGGTGGTCCTTCCCCAGGGTCTTCTCTCTGATGGCCAGGGCATCGTTCAGCAGGTGGGCTGCCTCTTTGTACTTGTTCTGGTCCCTGGAACAAAACATCTCATCATGTTAGAAGATGAATACATGTACTACCAGTAGTTAATCATTAAGTCTTCAGCCAGCTAATCATCTGAGCAAGTGTATCTAAAACTAtccacacatccatccatcctacACACACCTGTAGACCAGGGCCAGGATGTTGAGCATGGTGGCCACGTCAGGGTGGTCGTGTCCGGAGGTCTTCTCCAGGTCCTCCAGGGCCTGTTTGCAGAGGGGCACGGCCACCTCGTACCTCCCCTGGGAGGCGTACTGGATCACCAGGTTGTGGAGAGTCCTCAGGCGGGCCGGGATCTCATAGCCACCCTGCTGGGCCGCCACCTCTCCGCTGGGCTGGGCTGGAGGGGAAACACGGTGGAGGGGAAGCACAGCGGAGAAGGGAGGGGAAACACAGCGGAGGGTAAACACAGCGGAGAAGGGAGGGTGGGGAAACACAGCGGAGGGGAAACACAGCGGACAAGGGAGGGGGTGGGGAAACACAGCGGAGGGAAACACAGCGGACAAGGGAGGGGAAACACAGCGGagaagggagggggtggggaaACACAGCAGagaagggagggggtggggaaACACagcagagaagggaggggggtggGGAAACACAGCGGAGGGGAAACAAGCGGACAAGGGAGGGGAAACACAGCGGagaagggagggggtggggaaACACAGCAGagaagggagggggtggggaaACACAGCAGagaagggagggggtggggaaACACAGCAGagaagggagggggtggggaaACACAGCAGagaagggagggggtggggaaACACAGCAGagaagggagggggtggggaaACACAGCAGAGAAGGGAGGGGGTTGGGGAAACACagcagagaagggaggggagtggGGAAACACAGCAGAGAAGGGAAGGGGGTGGGGAAACACATTACTCAATATGTCTATAGGCATTTGGGAATGAAACCCTGTGACATCAAAGTTAGTGCCCTGCTACAGCTGATGATGTCACAGGTTTGGGTTCTCTATTGCTCTCCTACAGGTGTTGACTACAGTCTCTGGGTTGGACACATCGTAAACATATTTcgatttttttaaattatgttaATCATTTAGACTTGTGGGATTCCCCTATATGGTCCTCTTCTttatcaattaatcaatcaaaacAGTAAATCATCATCATACCCTGTCCCTGGTCGTCATCGTTGGGGAACAGGTCGTCCAGGCTGTCTTTAGACGTCTCCCCTGCAGCCTTCTCCTCAGACTGCGACACGTCGTCATCAAACTTCTTGATCTTGTTCATGAACTCCAGGtgcttcttctcttcctccagctGGGCAACACTCTGCTCACTACGCTGCAGCTTGTGctggggggagaagaggggaagaagagggggtATGGGTGTGAGGGAGGTGAAGCTCGACAAATGTTTTGCTTTGGAAGGGTATAAAATGATAGCATACTCCAAAATCTAAATTGACGAGATGAGCCCACATCATCGATGGTATACATTGGGACATGGACTCATAACACTTTAATCACTTTGGGTCTAGAAACATCTGAAAACCATTGATATTAGAGTGAACTACCAGTGCAAGCAGTATGTAGTGATATGCTGTACACGTACCTGTGTTCCTGCTAGCTCATCTCTTAACCACTGGTTCTCCTGACACAGTCGTCTGACCTGGGCTCTTAGCTTCTGTTTCTCTGACTCCACAGCACTCAGGTGACCCGACAGGGCAATGATcacctggggggagagagagagagggagggatggatggaaggaggggtTAACCCTCTAGAGTCTAAGCCGGAGGGGGGTTTCTACTAAGTTATGGAATCCTTATAAGGACCCATTTAGGTATCCCCAAAACATATAGTCATACAgacgtctcatggtctgacaaacacgctgtagctctgccacctttcacagcagatgcGGAAGGCAGATATCGgtgattgagacgcagcccacgGGGAAAGAAGAAGATATCTAGCTTAGACAGACAGATATTTACGGGGATCTATATTATGCTCATTAGATTTCCGCAAGGCCACAGAAATGGATTCAAGAGGATTAattgaaggaagagagaaagcTTTGAGAATGTTTCCGTTTCTAAAGAGTAAGCGGCTAGCCTTGGGGTGATGATCACCTGAAGAGAGGGACTCTGTTTGATCTATTCcatctttatttatctaggcaggTCAATTAGGAGCTAACTCATTTTAAATGACAACCTGGCAACTATTTGCCAGGGGGATGGATTCAAATAATACAGGAAAGCTTTGATAATGTTTTGGTTTCAAAGGGGGGGGGTCACGTGTGTATAATATTATTAATTTAGTGGGTGTTTTTTCTGTTCTATTGAACACATGTACACGTGTTTTAATACATGGTTTaattggaaatgtttttttgttgttgcatatcCTATTATCAACAGAGACTCTGGAGCGATTAgggtaagtgccttgctcaagagcacaccttgtcggctcgggcaTTCGAAGAGCAACCTTCCTGTTACTAGCCCAACgatctaaccgctaggctacctcccATGACTGACTGCTTGTTGTAACCTATTCTGAGACCAGTGCAAATAACGTCCTCTTTGGAGGACAATAATATattgttctattctactctattcaaaacagggtggggaggtggaggagtgagTTGAGTCGGAGCGAAAGCTTTGCATGTCTTTTGGGACGTTCTTTTACACATTTCATGTTTCATATCAGTCCATTAGTGTCTAAGGCAGATTCCCACTGGCACCTTCCTACAGGAACAACAACTCCCCTATTCTCTATAATTCAACGTCCTCTCTTTCTACAAGAGACATTATCTTTCTACAAGAGACATTATTCTAAATAAATCCTCTTGTTGAGTCTTAGTCACACAATGTACCACGTCGTCGTCGAGGACCAGAATCATCTTTCCCCCCCCTTCACTCATGATTTGTCATCATTGCATCATCATCCTGTACCTCTAAACCAGAGTAGTAAGCATCTTCCACTCAAcccatctctcctgtctctctttcatctcttccccctcactGAATCCCTCAACCCCTTATTTgccccacatctctctcctacCTGTGCCTCTCCCAGGCCTAAATCTATGGCCTCCAGGCTCTTCCGCAGCAGGCCTGACTTCTCCTGGGCAGCAGGTGGCTGGGTGCAGTCCAGCAGGGACGTGAGGAGCTGGGCATGCTCCCCTCTGAGTGTCTCCAGGCCCTGCATCACAGTCTTTGTGTTGAGCACGATCTCATCCTGGGTCAGGCGCTCCAGGGCCTCCTCGCTGCGTGGGTACACCATGGTGGACATAACCTGAGTTCACACAcactggaggggagagagattgtTTTGAGTTAGCATATTCTTGTTCGAAGCTCTTAGAATCAAGTCTAGTTGGAGAACGAGCCATCTAATCATATTACAAGACTCAGAAAAAAATAATGTCCGATTATGAGATTATTTCAAGGATGAGCATTAGAGGAACAAAATCCCTCGAGAGATTATGTTTACACAACTGTTCAGTCTGTTACCAACAACCAACCATGCCACAGCTCACTCCTCTGGGCCCTCTGCCTCTGTTCCAATGGGACTCATCTTTTGAGCTTGAATAAACCAATGAATGAGCTGTGAGCATTTCAGTTACAAACCTATTCGATGCATAGTTTGCGTGGCACTACCTTTATAGACAGTCTATATCGCGACTCGCGAGAGAACAGAATTGACTAAGTGGACTCATGGAAGTTAAAGACAGGCATCGTTGCAGACTTATAGCTGGACCGAGCAGAAATGCGCGACTCCGCgacttctcctccactcctctgctGTAGACGCGCACCTGTTCTCGTCTCGCGTCGCCAAGAGGCCCTCGCCCACACAATCACCTCCCTCCCCCACAATCCATTGACTGCAATGCACCAATATGAGCGATCCCGTAATTTCCCATCCGATTGCCACAACTAACAAATCTCTCAAACGCTGTATGGAACGTTTGGCAATTTGCAACGCTTGTTGTCGATCCATCTTA
The window above is part of the Oncorhynchus gorbuscha isolate QuinsamMale2020 ecotype Even-year linkage group LG21, OgorEven_v1.0, whole genome shotgun sequence genome. Proteins encoded here:
- the LOC124008284 gene encoding kinesin light chain 2-like produces the protein MSTMVYPRSEEALERLTQDEIVLNTKTVMQGLETLRGEHAQLLTSLLDCTQPPAAQEKSGLLRKSLEAIDLGLGEAQVIIALSGHLSAVESEKQKLRAQVRRLCQENQWLRDELAGTQHKLQRSEQSVAQLEEEKKHLEFMNKIKKFDDDVSQSEEKAAGETSKDSLDDLFPNDDDQGQAQPSGEVAAQQGGYEIPARLRTLHNLVIQYASQGRYEVAVPLCKQALEDLEKTSGHDHPDVATMLNILALVYRDQNKYKEAAHLLNDALAIREKTLGKDHPAVAATLNNLAVLYGKRGKYKEAEPLCKRALEIREKVLGKYHPDVAKQLNNLALLCQNQGKYEEVEFYYRQALEIYQSKLGADDPNVAKTKNNLATCYLKQGKFKDAESLYKEILTRAHEKEFGSVNNDNKPIWMHAEEREESKGKRKEASPCVEYGSWYKACKVDSPTVNTTLKSLGALYRRQGKLQAAETLEECSTKTRKQGIDAINQSKVVELLKDGAPGGGERRQSREGLNGPQRGDCEGDDGAEWNGEGNGSLRRSGSFGKIREALRRSSEMLVKKLQGSGPQEPRNPGMKRASSLNFLNKSAEDPSQDANTGLSECRGLSASNVDLSRRSSLIG